A stretch of the Teretinema zuelzerae genome encodes the following:
- a CDS encoding heavy metal translocating P-type ATPase: MQQFVLKRKNHLMVSGGALIALGFFSAFVLKNETAAIAALASASVLGALPIAIQAYQSIRLKIVSIDVLVTIAVSGAFALRNFEESAIVTFLFLFGAYLEQRTLTKTRSAIKELTEMAPESALKQMDDGLFVEVPIEEVEVGDVLQVKTGARFPVDGSVASGEGHVDEASITGESLPVGKTAGSSVYAGTILVDGTLRIVAERVGEDTTFGRIIELVEEAQDSKSEAERFVDRFSKYYTPAVLLLSVLVWAFTRDVELSITILVLGCPGALVIGVPVSNVAGIGNGARSGILLKGSEVIHDFSRVDAIVFDKTGTLTTGKTRVAEARYYDGAGDSSGGVSAAVSEDFVRSALASVEAESDHPLAKAIVDHLGDVPRLTVEQTSVVKGLGITATVDGRRVAVGNARLMDAEGVLLDEAARADLDSFSRNGNSLVLAAIDGRLLALMGIRDTVRPGVREDLHRLKKLGIRNLVVLSGDTQETVDLVAGELGLTEAHGRMLPEDKSDYIAGLKEKGLIVAFVGDGVNDSPSLAIAHIGIAMGGGTDVAIETSDVVLMNSDFGRLPHALGLARATARNMKQNIAIAVGVVVLLISSLIFSEWMNMSVGMFVHEASILVVILNGMRLLRYKTSQ, translated from the coding sequence ATGCAGCAGTTTGTTTTAAAACGTAAAAACCATCTGATGGTTTCAGGCGGCGCGCTTATCGCCCTCGGCTTTTTCAGCGCCTTCGTATTGAAAAACGAGACCGCGGCGATAGCGGCTCTTGCCTCCGCTTCCGTACTCGGCGCCCTGCCGATCGCGATACAGGCATATCAGTCGATACGATTAAAGATCGTCAGCATCGATGTGCTGGTGACCATCGCGGTATCCGGGGCCTTCGCGCTCAGGAACTTCGAGGAATCGGCCATCGTTACGTTTTTGTTTTTGTTCGGTGCGTATCTCGAACAGCGCACGCTGACCAAAACCCGCTCCGCGATAAAGGAACTGACAGAAATGGCGCCTGAAAGCGCGCTGAAACAGATGGACGACGGTCTTTTTGTGGAAGTTCCGATTGAGGAAGTCGAAGTTGGGGATGTTCTGCAGGTAAAAACCGGCGCAAGGTTTCCCGTGGACGGAAGCGTCGCGAGCGGCGAAGGACACGTCGACGAGGCGAGCATTACCGGCGAATCCCTGCCCGTCGGTAAAACTGCGGGATCGTCCGTGTACGCCGGCACCATACTGGTAGACGGCACATTGCGGATAGTCGCAGAACGCGTCGGCGAGGATACGACCTTCGGCAGGATAATCGAGCTGGTAGAGGAAGCCCAGGATTCAAAATCCGAAGCTGAACGCTTCGTAGACCGGTTCTCGAAGTATTATACCCCGGCCGTTCTCCTCCTCTCCGTGCTTGTATGGGCGTTTACCCGGGATGTCGAACTATCGATCACTATCCTGGTGCTCGGCTGTCCCGGCGCTCTGGTGATCGGCGTTCCCGTATCAAACGTGGCAGGCATCGGCAACGGAGCCCGATCCGGTATCCTTCTCAAAGGAAGCGAGGTAATCCATGATTTCAGCAGAGTGGACGCCATCGTGTTCGACAAGACCGGCACCCTGACTACCGGAAAGACCCGGGTCGCGGAGGCCAGATACTACGACGGAGCGGGCGATTCCTCCGGCGGCGTTTCTGCCGCGGTATCCGAAGACTTTGTGCGGAGCGCTCTTGCGAGCGTTGAAGCCGAATCAGACCATCCCCTTGCGAAGGCCATCGTAGATCATCTGGGCGACGTACCCCGTTTGACTGTGGAACAAACCTCCGTCGTAAAAGGCCTCGGCATTACCGCTACCGTTGATGGAAGGCGCGTCGCCGTCGGCAATGCGCGGCTGATGGATGCGGAGGGCGTCCTGCTCGACGAAGCCGCGCGAGCAGACCTCGACTCGTTCTCCCGGAACGGGAACTCTCTTGTGCTCGCGGCTATAGACGGCCGTTTGCTTGCCCTTATGGGCATCCGCGATACCGTTCGCCCCGGGGTGCGGGAAGATCTCCATCGTTTGAAAAAACTCGGCATCCGGAACCTGGTCGTGCTATCAGGCGACACTCAGGAAACCGTAGACCTCGTCGCCGGCGAACTCGGTTTAACCGAAGCTCACGGGCGAATGCTGCCCGAAGACAAATCCGACTACATCGCCGGCCTTAAAGAGAAAGGACTCATCGTCGCCTTCGTCGGCGACGGAGTCAACGACAGCCCTTCGCTCGCCATTGCCCACATCGGCATCGCGATGGGCGGCGGCACTGACGTCGCTATCGAAACATCGGACGTCGTCCTCATGAACTCGGACTTCGGCAGGCTACCCCACGCTCTCGGTCTTGCGAGGGCGACTGCGCGGAACATGAAGCAAAACATCGCGATCGCGGTCGGAGTCGTCGTTCTCCTGATATCGAGTCTTATATTCAGCGAGTGGATGAATATGTCCGTCGGAATGTTTGTACACGAAGCCAGCATACTCGTCGTCATCCTGAACGGCATGCGGCTTCTCCGGTACAAAACGAGTCAATAA
- a CDS encoding MFS transporter, with protein sequence MKSVFHSKLRTFYLLWSTQGLSQLGSSMTNFALALWLYEKTGSALQTAFLAICSYTPYVLMSIFAGALSDRWNKKRIMLASDACAAATTVLVLVLLRSELLRPAHLYILSAVNGLMNTIQRPASDVAMTLIVPREEYQKTSGMRSFSNSLVTILHPVLATTVFAFAGIFGVILIDLGTFFVAFCVLLFLIKLPDIARSEEEGNRTKSLIASSKEGLRYLKRNPMILYLILFLSGVNLVASAFDAALPAYILPRENGGQRILGLVASFAGIATLLGSMAVTILPKPKNRIKVIVGTMFFSLTIENFLLALTDEPVLWCAGQILGWFVVPIMGANLDVILRTTIPVSMQGRVYACRNSLQFFTIPVGFFLGGFLVDQVFEPLVAADQGAGLASSLFGSAKGSGAGMLIFLLGITGACICLFFGSILKRFRFVEQIE encoded by the coding sequence ATGAAATCTGTATTTCATTCAAAATTACGAACATTTTATCTCTTATGGAGCACTCAGGGGCTTTCGCAGCTTGGCAGTTCGATGACGAATTTCGCGCTTGCGCTGTGGCTGTACGAGAAAACGGGTTCCGCTCTGCAGACAGCCTTTTTGGCAATATGTTCCTATACGCCGTATGTGTTGATGAGCATTTTCGCCGGAGCCTTGAGCGATCGCTGGAATAAAAAGCGGATCATGTTGGCGTCGGACGCGTGCGCCGCGGCAACCACTGTGCTGGTGCTTGTTCTGTTACGGTCGGAGCTGCTGAGGCCTGCGCACTTGTACATCCTGAGCGCGGTTAACGGGCTGATGAACACCATTCAGCGCCCCGCGTCGGATGTCGCCATGACGTTGATCGTACCCAGGGAAGAGTATCAAAAGACAAGCGGCATGCGCTCGTTTTCCAATTCGCTGGTTACGATACTGCATCCTGTTCTCGCGACAACGGTATTCGCCTTTGCCGGGATTTTCGGGGTTATACTGATCGATCTGGGAACTTTTTTCGTCGCGTTTTGCGTCCTGCTTTTCCTGATCAAACTGCCGGACATTGCGCGTTCCGAAGAGGAAGGCAACCGGACGAAATCGCTGATCGCCTCCTCAAAAGAAGGTTTGCGATACCTTAAGCGCAATCCCATGATCCTCTATCTGATCCTCTTTCTTTCCGGGGTGAATCTTGTCGCCTCGGCGTTCGACGCGGCCTTGCCCGCTTATATTCTGCCGAGGGAGAACGGGGGGCAACGGATTCTGGGACTGGTTGCCTCGTTTGCGGGAATCGCGACGCTGCTGGGCAGCATGGCCGTAACCATCCTGCCGAAGCCGAAGAACCGCATCAAGGTTATTGTAGGCACTATGTTCTTTTCCCTGACCATCGAGAATTTTCTGCTAGCCCTTACCGATGAACCTGTTCTCTGGTGCGCGGGGCAAATTCTCGGCTGGTTCGTCGTGCCGATCATGGGCGCGAATCTTGATGTGATCCTGCGGACAACCATACCCGTTTCAATGCAGGGCCGGGTGTATGCCTGCCGGAACTCGCTGCAGTTTTTTACCATCCCGGTCGGTTTTTTCCTGGGCGGATTTCTTGTCGACCAGGTCTTTGAACCGCTCGTCGCCGCCGATCAGGGCGCCGGGCTGGCGTCCTCTCTTTTCGGTTCTGCAAAGGGCTCCGGAGCGGGGATGCTGATATTCCTGCTGGGAATTACGGGAGCGTGCATCTGTCTGTTTTTTGGAAGTATCCTGAAGAGGTTCCGGTTCGTGGAACAGATCGAGTGA
- a CDS encoding heavy-metal-associated domain-containing protein: MAKAIIQLESLTCPSCKLKIEKAAKSLPGVDPASVEVLFNASKLKLDFNAEQIAVADIEKAVTALGYEVKKTQVKDN; this comes from the coding sequence ATGGCAAAAGCAATCATACAACTGGAATCGTTGACCTGCCCTTCATGCAAGCTCAAAATCGAAAAAGCCGCGAAATCCCTTCCCGGAGTCGACCCCGCCAGCGTTGAAGTCCTCTTCAACGCCAGCAAACTGAAACTCGACTTCAACGCCGAACAAATCGCGGTCGCTGACATAGAAAAAGCAGTAACCGCCCTCGGCTACGAAGTCAAAAAAACGCAGGTTAAAGACAACTAG
- a CDS encoding (deoxy)nucleoside triphosphate pyrophosphohydrolase, producing the protein MKHFEVVASVLIQDNRVFCAQRKDAGETAKKWEFPGGKIEAGETHQEALEREISEELSTTIDVGNFLTTVNHQYQTFALTMHAYLCSIRKGNLTLTEHLDSRWLTRNELDSVDWAPADLPIVELVREILS; encoded by the coding sequence ATGAAACATTTTGAAGTGGTTGCATCGGTCCTGATACAGGACAATCGTGTTTTCTGCGCTCAAAGAAAAGATGCGGGCGAAACAGCAAAAAAATGGGAATTTCCTGGCGGGAAAATCGAGGCAGGCGAAACCCATCAAGAAGCTCTTGAGAGAGAGATTTCAGAAGAACTGTCAACAACAATAGACGTCGGTAATTTCCTTACCACCGTCAATCATCAGTATCAAACCTTTGCTCTCACCATGCACGCCTATCTGTGTTCAATACGCAAAGGAAACCTGACACTTACCGAACATCTCGATTCCCGGTGGCTTACCCGAAATGAACTCGACAGCGTCGACTGGGCTCCAGCAGATCTTCCGATTGTAGAGCTAGTGAGGGAAATACTGTCGTGA
- a CDS encoding type II toxin-antitoxin system RelE/ParE family toxin: MYELRYLKPAERYFKKIREKGLQDAFRSALEKLSVDPFLGEQKKGDLAGIWCYDVFYNKKHYEIPYRIYEEKRQLIVVIMVGTRENFYEELKRYMN, from the coding sequence ATGTATGAACTCCGCTATCTCAAACCCGCAGAACGGTATTTCAAGAAAATCCGCGAGAAGGGCTTGCAGGACGCGTTTCGCTCAGCTCTTGAAAAACTATCAGTCGACCCCTTTCTCGGGGAGCAGAAAAAAGGCGATCTCGCTGGAATCTGGTGTTATGATGTTTTCTATAACAAGAAGCATTACGAAATCCCGTACCGTATCTATGAAGAAAAGAGACAGCTGATCGTAGTCATCATGGTCGGGACTCGGGAGAACTTCTACGAGGAATTGAAGCGATATATGAATTAG
- a CDS encoding outer membrane lipoprotein-sorting protein, whose translation MKHRLILAAALAAAFSLALGAQDADSIVKSSRDRIKADTVSSRARMIITAKDGSSSERLLDQYSSDAKGITRSMIVFQKPASVAGTRFLTIETASGADDRWIYLPALGKVRRIAASEGSGRFVGTDFSYDDISSATRDFSADSHRVLKEEELRGSLCHVVESTPKDSGYQYSKMISWIAKDSLIALRIELYDRKGTHVKTVDILETKDVQGRLTPMVTKMSTIADGTSTEIRMEIMKYDDPIPEGVFTTDFLSTGRVR comes from the coding sequence ATGAAACACCGCCTCATACTTGCCGCCGCACTGGCCGCGGCCTTCAGCCTCGCGCTCGGCGCGCAGGACGCCGACTCGATCGTTAAATCCTCCCGCGACCGCATCAAGGCGGACACCGTCTCCTCCCGCGCGCGCATGATCATCACCGCGAAAGACGGCTCCTCCTCCGAGCGCCTGCTCGACCAGTACTCCAGCGATGCAAAGGGAATTACCCGCTCCATGATCGTCTTCCAGAAACCGGCGAGCGTCGCCGGCACCCGCTTCCTCACCATCGAAACCGCCTCCGGAGCCGACGACCGCTGGATCTACCTCCCCGCGCTCGGCAAGGTCCGCCGCATCGCCGCTTCCGAAGGCTCGGGCCGCTTCGTCGGCACGGACTTCTCCTACGACGACATCTCCTCCGCCACCCGCGACTTTTCCGCGGACTCGCACCGAGTCCTCAAAGAAGAAGAACTCCGCGGCTCCCTCTGCCACGTAGTCGAATCCACCCCGAAGGACTCAGGCTACCAGTACTCCAAAATGATTTCCTGGATCGCCAAGGACAGCCTCATCGCGCTCAGGATAGAACTCTACGACCGCAAGGGTACCCACGTGAAAACCGTGGACATCCTTGAAACCAAAGACGTCCAGGGCCGCCTCACTCCCATGGTCACCAAAATGTCCACCATCGCGGACGGCACCTCCACGGAAATCCGCATGGAGATCATGAAGTACGACGACCCCATCCCCGAAGGCGTCTTCACCACGGACTTCCTTTCGACCGGGAGGGTGAGATGA
- a CDS encoding formylglycine-generating enzyme family protein — protein MKRVHLIGIAVGAVFLFTSASPDKKPAGGIRSEAIGALALVPAGEFSRDGVEGNESVVARAFYLAEKEITYPQFRDATGMTVANNSMSGAPAKYLNWYHALIFCNSASLKEGLEPVYSIAGSSDPAQWLSLVGGRLPTGHSKDARLSPVEADWDADGYRLPTEMEWTWAAMGARDSGEGYRKPFSGSDGTNKVEDYAWVFSNALRVSQTAGTRLPNELGLFDMSGNVMEWCWDWYAAYPAGRVSSDSVAGRGPGAGAGRVLRGGSCWDDLTALDYRCGSDPFDQDSYVGFRVARNCPAK, from the coding sequence ATGAAACGCGTACATTTGATTGGTATAGCTGTCGGGGCGGTATTTCTTTTTACGTCGGCTTCTCCTGATAAAAAACCGGCGGGGGGGATTCGGTCGGAGGCGATCGGGGCCTTGGCGCTGGTTCCGGCGGGGGAGTTTTCGCGGGACGGGGTCGAGGGGAATGAGAGCGTGGTCGCGCGGGCGTTTTATTTGGCGGAGAAGGAGATTACGTATCCGCAGTTTCGGGACGCTACGGGGATGACTGTCGCGAATAATTCGATGAGCGGCGCGCCGGCGAAATACTTGAACTGGTATCATGCGCTGATTTTTTGCAATAGCGCGAGTTTGAAGGAAGGGCTTGAGCCGGTGTATTCGATAGCGGGGAGCTCCGATCCTGCGCAGTGGCTTTCGCTCGTCGGCGGGCGGCTTCCGACGGGGCACAGCAAGGACGCGCGGCTTTCTCCGGTCGAGGCGGACTGGGATGCTGACGGGTATCGGCTCCCGACGGAGATGGAGTGGACGTGGGCGGCGATGGGCGCCCGGGATTCGGGCGAGGGGTACCGGAAGCCGTTTTCCGGGAGCGACGGGACTAACAAGGTCGAGGACTATGCCTGGGTTTTTTCCAACGCTCTGCGGGTTTCGCAGACCGCGGGGACTCGCTTGCCGAACGAGCTCGGGCTTTTCGATATGAGCGGGAACGTGATGGAATGGTGCTGGGACTGGTACGCCGCCTATCCTGCGGGGCGCGTGTCTTCGGACAGCGTTGCCGGGAGAGGCCCGGGCGCCGGAGCCGGACGCGTATTGCGCGGCGGTTCGTGCTGGGATGATTTGACGGCGCTTGACTACCGGTGCGGAAGCGACCCCTTCGATCAGGATTCGTATGTCGGGTTCAGGGTTGCGAGGAATTGTCCGGCGAAATAG
- a CDS encoding Fic family protein — protein sequence MGGLAHGRFWIDNATFPEQEIAVRFHHKLVYIHPFPNGNGRISRLMADLGSANLVEVSVIRTRYIEALRQADRGDYSALLAFTTPPEARR from the coding sequence TTGGGAGGATTAGCGCATGGACGCTTCTGGATAGATAACGCCACGTTTCCGGAGCAAGAAATAGCCGTACGGTTTCATCATAAGTTGGTATATATTCATCCCTTCCCTAACGGGAATGGGCGAATCTCCCGATTGATGGCTGACTTGGGGTCCGCAAATCTTGTTGAAGTTTCCGTAATTCGTACGCGTTACATAGAGGCTCTTCGGCAAGCTGATCGCGGCGACTATTCTGCGCTACTCGCATTTACTACTCCTCCGGAGGCAAGACGGTAG
- a CDS encoding substrate-binding periplasmic protein, translating into MRYSVGKRPVSALLAILFAAFFSAAAWSDPPPRADGSFVLAVGDEQWAGIQTWTGPDSFSGLYASFLEALCGKMGWTPAFEPLPWARAQKSVELGGADAFIAIATPGRLEYAAASDSAVFTLFFTIYYAKDHPREAEIKSLKTLEDVLASGFSTVSNRGNGWHIENVEKLGIPTSWVSDDTTMLRFLAARRADLIIDTPVSMHSKLAALGIENRILSTGVHIGETRLVLLLGKKSPHYPDWPRINSAVTEIVRSPSWRSLLKDLTGLDE; encoded by the coding sequence GTGAGGTATTCTGTGGGAAAAAGGCCTGTGTCCGCTCTGCTCGCTATTCTCTTCGCCGCGTTTTTTTCGGCCGCCGCCTGGAGCGATCCTCCTCCCCGGGCGGACGGCTCCTTCGTTCTTGCCGTCGGAGACGAGCAATGGGCGGGCATTCAAACCTGGACCGGCCCGGATTCGTTCAGCGGGCTCTATGCTTCCTTCCTCGAGGCCCTGTGCGGAAAAATGGGCTGGACGCCGGCCTTCGAGCCGCTTCCCTGGGCCCGCGCCCAGAAATCAGTCGAGCTCGGCGGCGCTGACGCCTTCATCGCGATCGCGACTCCCGGCCGCCTCGAATACGCCGCCGCGAGCGACTCCGCGGTCTTTACCCTCTTTTTTACGATTTATTACGCAAAGGATCATCCCCGCGAGGCGGAGATCAAATCCCTGAAAACCCTGGAAGACGTTCTCGCTTCCGGTTTCTCCACCGTATCCAACCGGGGGAACGGCTGGCACATCGAGAACGTTGAAAAGCTCGGCATCCCCACATCCTGGGTGAGCGACGACACTACCATGCTCCGTTTCCTCGCCGCCCGCCGCGCGGACCTCATCATCGACACCCCTGTAAGCATGCACTCCAAACTGGCCGCCCTCGGCATAGAAAACCGCATACTGAGCACCGGCGTCCATATCGGCGAAACCCGCCTCGTCCTCCTCCTCGGCAAAAAATCCCCCCATTACCCCGACTGGCCCCGCATCAACTCCGCTGTAACCGAAATCGTCCGCAGCCCCTCCTGGCGCTCCCTTCTCAAAGACCTTACGGGATTGGACGAGTAG
- a CDS encoding DUF3427 domain-containing protein: MTTAQGSPTAYEPRFIHNSGYQNFYAELQDSLLSCKSFQMSVAFVRYSGIQLLLETFEELEKRAIPGKILTSTYLNTTQPQALRALKRFSNLESKIYIPTRDRGFHSKGYIFEYAEKNKIIIGSANLTQCALKSNIEWNVRNYTTHEDSFACDVRNEFNLQWNDSRSKIVSDEFITEYSKYLARLGKKSMPENAFEYETTAIEPNQMQKEAINKLDRLRKNNESKALAIAATGSGKTYMAVFDALQVRPKKLLFIVHREDILIKAKESFDRIIDKTKFSTGFFTGTHKDDADYLFSTVQTLQLHYEKFGKNDFEYIIVDEAHHASSPSYAKILSHFSPRFMLGLTATPERSDNGDIYSIFDNNIAVEIRLRQALEYELVAPFHYFGITEFNEITYENVDIDDVAAVAKLLMISRRVEYVIEKMEFYGHDGDKRKALGFCATVEHAEFMAQEFNNRGFVSLCLSGGNSVTERTVAIQRLESADDQLQVIFTVDIFNEGIDVPSVNTILMLRPTDSSIIFTQQLGRGLRRLPDKEFVTVLDFIGNHRKSFLMAIALMGTKQFDKDTLKVAVKNSFADIPGSSHIQMDEIARDRILEQLENEKFFSMKYLKEEYRDFKRQIGDQIPMLVDYLKIDGAVDPITFINFSKTYLQFVQKVENSIEITALLANPDLMNVLRFYSNLLPCKRPYEFVISKYLLHHDTINPEEALLELKKYIAEPRIDTISHSFNYLSQNFFDSGEQKTFSGLLFEKRGTTLTTTARMRTVFESINERKWIEDILSYGLLRYEQEFSDADYGIPFFKLYQQYTMKETALLVNYQKAHSAFRGSGLITSGKEFLLFVNLHKNADVKESVNYKDLFLTSKVFQWESPNTTSQDSDRGKDLIDNYKRGTNLHLFVRKFEEVEGLTQPFTYLGKSVCQHAEGNKPIKMLLALEHEVPADLYFELVTKV, encoded by the coding sequence GTGACAACGGCACAAGGAAGCCCGACAGCGTACGAACCACGGTTCATCCATAACAGCGGCTACCAGAATTTCTATGCAGAACTGCAAGACTCTCTTCTTTCGTGTAAGTCATTCCAAATGAGTGTGGCCTTCGTCCGTTATTCAGGCATTCAGCTGTTGCTAGAAACATTCGAAGAACTCGAAAAGAGAGCAATTCCCGGAAAGATTCTCACATCCACGTATCTCAATACTACACAACCCCAAGCTTTGAGAGCTCTTAAGCGTTTTTCGAACCTCGAATCAAAAATATACATCCCGACGAGGGACAGAGGCTTTCATTCCAAAGGTTATATTTTTGAGTATGCAGAAAAAAATAAAATTATCATTGGTTCAGCGAATCTCACCCAATGCGCGCTTAAAAGTAATATTGAATGGAATGTCAGAAACTATACCACACACGAAGACTCATTCGCGTGCGATGTTCGTAATGAGTTTAATTTACAGTGGAATGATAGCCGGTCAAAAATCGTCTCTGACGAGTTTATCACCGAATATTCGAAGTATCTCGCCCGGCTCGGAAAAAAGTCGATGCCAGAAAATGCCTTCGAATATGAAACCACAGCAATTGAACCAAACCAGATGCAAAAAGAAGCTATCAATAAGCTAGACCGCCTTAGAAAAAACAATGAATCGAAGGCGCTTGCTATTGCGGCCACCGGCAGCGGAAAGACCTACATGGCCGTATTCGACGCTCTTCAAGTTCGCCCAAAAAAACTCCTTTTTATCGTCCATCGAGAAGATATTCTTATAAAGGCAAAAGAATCATTCGACCGAATAATCGACAAGACCAAATTTTCGACCGGCTTTTTTACAGGAACTCATAAAGACGACGCAGATTATCTTTTTTCTACGGTTCAAACTTTACAACTGCATTATGAGAAGTTCGGAAAGAATGATTTTGAATACATCATCGTAGACGAAGCACATCACGCCTCGAGCCCGAGCTATGCGAAGATTTTATCACATTTTTCTCCGCGCTTTATGTTAGGTCTTACAGCAACTCCAGAGCGTTCCGACAACGGAGATATATATTCGATTTTTGATAATAATATCGCCGTTGAAATCAGATTACGGCAAGCTTTGGAATACGAACTCGTCGCACCATTTCATTATTTTGGAATTACTGAATTCAACGAAATCACTTATGAGAACGTTGATATCGACGATGTAGCAGCTGTCGCAAAGTTGCTCATGATTTCACGACGCGTTGAATATGTAATCGAAAAAATGGAATTCTACGGACATGACGGAGATAAACGAAAAGCTCTCGGATTTTGTGCGACAGTCGAACATGCGGAATTCATGGCACAAGAATTTAATAACAGGGGATTTGTGTCGCTGTGTCTTTCCGGAGGAAATTCAGTTACAGAGCGGACCGTGGCTATACAAAGATTAGAATCTGCAGACGATCAACTACAAGTGATATTTACCGTAGATATTTTTAACGAAGGAATTGACGTTCCCTCTGTAAACACTATACTGATGCTTCGCCCAACGGATTCGTCTATTATTTTCACGCAACAACTTGGCCGAGGATTACGCCGACTTCCAGACAAGGAATTTGTAACCGTTCTGGATTTTATCGGTAACCATCGTAAATCATTCCTGATGGCTATTGCGCTCATGGGTACTAAACAGTTCGACAAAGACACTCTTAAAGTAGCTGTAAAAAACAGCTTTGCGGACATTCCAGGAAGCTCCCATATCCAAATGGATGAAATCGCCCGCGATCGCATACTCGAGCAGCTTGAGAACGAGAAATTCTTTTCTATGAAATATCTCAAAGAGGAATATCGTGATTTTAAGCGTCAGATAGGCGATCAAATTCCGATGCTAGTAGATTACTTAAAAATTGATGGTGCCGTTGATCCGATTACCTTTATCAATTTCAGCAAAACCTATCTACAATTTGTACAAAAAGTAGAGAATTCGATAGAAATCACAGCGCTCTTAGCTAATCCAGATCTCATGAATGTCTTACGATTTTATTCTAACCTACTTCCTTGCAAGAGACCGTATGAATTTGTTATAAGCAAATATCTTCTACACCATGATACGATAAACCCAGAAGAAGCCCTGCTCGAACTGAAAAAATATATTGCAGAGCCGCGTATTGACACCATCTCCCACTCCTTTAACTATCTTTCACAAAATTTCTTTGATTCTGGGGAACAGAAGACTTTTTCAGGACTGCTATTCGAGAAACGCGGAACTACATTAACTACCACGGCAAGAATGCGTACTGTTTTTGAATCGATCAATGAGCGCAAATGGATTGAAGATATTCTATCCTATGGACTACTTCGATACGAGCAAGAGTTTAGCGATGCCGATTATGGCATTCCCTTTTTCAAGCTTTATCAGCAATATACCATGAAAGAAACTGCACTTCTGGTAAACTATCAAAAAGCCCATAGTGCTTTTCGCGGATCGGGACTGATCACCTCAGGGAAAGAGTTTTTACTTTTCGTAAATCTACATAAGAACGCAGATGTTAAAGAGTCTGTCAATTATAAGGATCTATTCTTAACTTCTAAGGTATTCCAATGGGAATCGCCGAACACAACGTCCCAAGACTCTGATCGAGGAAAAGATCTGATAGACAATTACAAACGCGGAACTAACCTACACTTATTCGTACGGAAATTCGAAGAAGTTGAAGGCCTGACGCAACCGTTCACGTACTTAGGTAAATCAGTTTGCCAGCACGCCGAAGGAAATAAGCCAATAAAAATGCTACTTGCACTCGAACATGAAGTTCCTGCTGATCTTTATTTTGAACTTGTAACCAAAGTCTAA